From one Cupriavidus sp. P-10 genomic stretch:
- a CDS encoding WD40/YVTN/BNR-like repeat-containing protein — protein sequence MTSDKVSRLHWTGSPDADCGEIHVYAGTAGHSAWFSDDLGMTWVHPNSHSGMYLEARVWAISSHDATPASLHAGADDGVYQWSETTARWEHISTELSDVWAIVHDPKDPNTLFAGTRPAGLYRSQDGGVTWSQLNAPGIAQFSEVNMGPTRVTQLLFDPFAEDTLWATVEIGGIYRSDDRGVTWRLLTNGLISGDVHGIAVTKTREGVPRVLATTNRGLHVSEDQGETWRFVELDSPWQYGRGVVVRPDDPSTVFLANGNGPPGNDGRLLRSRDGGDTWERLELPGDVNSTVWCISVHPSNPSLMFVCTNLGQLFRSVDGGDSWVRLPHEFGEIRALHWRAVPKGTRGAPHSITRPIAPKIVLEA from the coding sequence ATGACATCAGACAAAGTAAGTCGCCTGCACTGGACCGGGAGTCCGGATGCGGATTGCGGCGAGATTCACGTTTATGCCGGCACCGCAGGCCACTCGGCATGGTTCAGCGATGACCTGGGAATGACCTGGGTGCATCCGAACAGCCATTCGGGGATGTATCTGGAAGCTCGGGTGTGGGCCATCAGCAGCCACGACGCAACTCCCGCATCCCTGCACGCGGGCGCGGACGATGGTGTGTATCAGTGGAGCGAGACCACTGCGCGCTGGGAACATATCTCCACCGAGCTGAGTGACGTATGGGCCATTGTTCATGATCCGAAGGATCCCAATACGCTGTTTGCCGGGACGCGCCCCGCGGGGCTTTACCGCTCGCAAGACGGTGGCGTGACATGGAGTCAATTGAATGCGCCGGGGATTGCCCAGTTCTCTGAAGTCAACATGGGACCGACGCGGGTGACACAACTGCTGTTCGACCCGTTTGCCGAAGATACGCTCTGGGCAACGGTAGAGATCGGTGGCATTTACCGAAGCGACGATCGGGGAGTTACCTGGCGTCTGCTGACCAACGGCCTGATTTCGGGCGACGTCCATGGTATTGCGGTGACCAAAACGCGGGAAGGGGTGCCGCGCGTACTGGCGACCACTAATCGCGGCTTGCATGTCAGTGAAGACCAGGGTGAGACGTGGCGCTTCGTGGAACTCGATTCACCGTGGCAATACGGCCGTGGCGTCGTGGTGCGTCCGGATGATCCGTCGACGGTGTTCCTCGCTAACGGAAACGGGCCTCCCGGCAACGATGGACGACTGTTGCGCAGCAGGGACGGTGGTGACACTTGGGAGCGCTTGGAACTGCCTGGCGATGTGAATAGCACGGTGTGGTGCATTTCCGTCCATCCGTCGAATCCTTCCCTGATGTTTGTCTGTACGAACCTCGGCCAGCTATTCCGGAGCGTCGATGGCGGGGACTCCTGGGTACGGTTGCCGCACGAGTTCGGCGAGATTCGCGCCCTGCATTGGCGCGCAGTTCCCAAAGGCACGCGGGGTGCCCCGCATTCGATAACCCGGCCCATCGCGCCGAAGATCGTGTTGGAGGCCTGA
- a CDS encoding 3-keto-5-aminohexanoate cleavage protein, with amino-acid sequence MQQPVILTCAVTGGDDTAGRFPAVPVTPQQIAVAAIEACKAGAAIAHIHVRDPQTGKPSMATELYREVVERIRDSGSPVIINLTTGPGARFVPSNVETNRAEPSSNLRPPAERVQHILELKPEICSLDMGSLNFGKGALINVPAHVEIIAAAIREAGVKPELEVFDSGHIALSVDMIRRGLLDPKPLFQMVTGVPWGAPANSEVLAAMKSLLPVGSPWAAFGVGRSQFPMVAQAFLLGGHIRVGLEDNLYIAKGELAPDNASLVRKAATIIDLLGSRLATPAEARDLLGLPQQ; translated from the coding sequence TTGCAGCAGCCCGTTATCCTTACGTGCGCCGTTACCGGCGGCGACGATACCGCTGGACGTTTCCCCGCCGTCCCCGTCACCCCCCAACAGATCGCCGTTGCCGCCATCGAGGCCTGCAAGGCAGGTGCAGCCATCGCCCACATTCACGTACGCGACCCCCAAACCGGAAAGCCCAGCATGGCAACCGAGCTGTATCGGGAAGTGGTGGAGCGAATTCGCGACAGCGGCAGCCCGGTCATCATCAATCTGACCACGGGCCCCGGCGCCCGCTTCGTTCCCAGCAACGTCGAAACCAACCGGGCCGAGCCCAGCTCCAACCTTCGTCCGCCGGCTGAACGCGTTCAGCACATTCTTGAGCTGAAGCCCGAGATCTGTAGCCTGGACATGGGCTCGCTGAACTTCGGCAAAGGCGCGCTCATCAACGTGCCGGCACACGTCGAAATCATCGCCGCCGCGATCCGTGAAGCAGGCGTGAAGCCGGAGCTCGAAGTCTTCGACAGCGGCCACATCGCACTGTCTGTTGACATGATTCGTCGCGGCCTGCTGGATCCGAAGCCGCTCTTTCAGATGGTCACGGGGGTGCCGTGGGGCGCGCCGGCGAACAGCGAGGTGCTGGCGGCGATGAAGAGCCTGCTGCCTGTCGGCTCGCCGTGGGCTGCGTTCGGTGTGGGCCGCTCGCAGTTCCCCATGGTGGCGCAGGCGTTCCTGCTCGGCGGCCATATCCGTGTCGGGCTGGAGGACAATCTCTACATTGCCAAGGGTGAACTCGCGCCGGACAACGCCTCGCTGGTTCGCAAGGCCGCAACGATCATCGATCTGCTGGGGAGCCGCCTCGCCACCCCGGCCGAAGCCCGCGACCTGCTCGGACTTCCTCAGCAATGA
- a CDS encoding carbon-nitrogen hydrolase family protein, whose protein sequence is MSASSLIVGCVQVNPGDDRKVNIENASAAVCTAVRRGASLVVLPEYFSFLHASGRAMRGNALREEEEPTLSHFRTLAKEQGAWILLGSIATAIDDDRLANRSFLISADGDIVARYDKIHMFDATLPGGRVINESSSYRPGNEAVVASTPWAHLGLSICYDVRFPALYRALSQAGAELLAVPAAFTKATGTLHWKALLQARAIENGAYVVAAATCGEHPGGHQTYGHAMIIDPNGQVVAEAGDEPEVLCAPIDLSLVHTARSRIPSLQHDREFDLQRPTGNKEHHDTV, encoded by the coding sequence ATGAGCGCCAGCAGCTTGATTGTCGGGTGCGTGCAGGTCAACCCAGGCGATGACCGGAAGGTCAACATCGAGAACGCCTCCGCGGCGGTCTGCACCGCAGTGCGCCGCGGCGCCTCTCTCGTCGTATTGCCGGAATATTTCAGCTTCCTGCACGCCAGCGGGCGCGCCATGCGCGGCAATGCGCTGCGCGAGGAAGAGGAACCCACCCTTTCTCACTTCCGCACGCTTGCCAAGGAGCAAGGCGCCTGGATCCTGCTGGGGTCGATTGCCACGGCAATCGATGACGACAGGCTCGCCAACCGCTCGTTCCTGATCTCGGCAGATGGCGATATCGTTGCTCGCTATGACAAGATTCATATGTTCGATGCAACCCTGCCAGGCGGAAGGGTGATCAACGAGTCCTCCAGCTATCGCCCCGGCAACGAGGCGGTGGTCGCCAGCACGCCCTGGGCACACCTCGGCTTGTCCATCTGCTACGACGTACGGTTTCCCGCGTTGTATCGCGCGTTGTCGCAAGCCGGGGCGGAACTGCTGGCAGTTCCCGCTGCTTTCACCAAGGCGACCGGTACGCTGCATTGGAAAGCCCTGCTCCAAGCTCGCGCAATTGAAAACGGCGCTTATGTGGTGGCCGCCGCAACCTGCGGCGAGCACCCTGGCGGGCACCAGACGTACGGGCATGCCATGATCATTGACCCCAATGGTCAGGTTGTCGCCGAGGCAGGTGATGAACCCGAGGTTCTCTGCGCACCAATTGATCTGTCCTTGGTACACACAGCGCGTTCGCGTATCCCCTCGTTGCAACATGATCGCGAGTTTGACCTGCAGCGCCCCACCGGGAACAAGGAGCACCATGACACGGTTTGA
- a CDS encoding carboxymuconolactone decarboxylase family protein — protein sequence MTRFEILEREEMSERQREVADAIASGPRGALKGPFLALIHNPELAARVQALGEHLRYGTGLSQALVEIAILVTARRWSCDYEWAAHSRIAREAGLREGIISAIAVRARPQDLSADEALLHDFAIETVWNGEPSDASFDAVVARFGRATALDLLSVCGYYSLLAFVLNAAKLPLPPGSTALASIS from the coding sequence ATGACACGGTTTGAAATTCTCGAGCGCGAAGAAATGTCCGAGCGGCAGCGCGAAGTTGCCGACGCCATCGCAAGCGGCCCGCGTGGTGCATTGAAGGGCCCTTTCCTTGCGTTGATCCACAATCCCGAACTGGCCGCCCGCGTTCAGGCGCTCGGTGAACATCTTCGCTATGGCACCGGCCTGTCACAGGCCCTGGTCGAGATCGCCATCCTGGTCACGGCCCGGCGTTGGAGTTGCGACTATGAATGGGCCGCGCATTCGCGCATTGCCCGGGAGGCGGGGCTGCGTGAAGGGATCATTAGCGCAATTGCAGTGCGCGCACGCCCGCAAGACCTATCCGCGGACGAGGCACTGCTCCACGACTTTGCCATTGAGACGGTGTGGAACGGCGAGCCCTCGGACGCCTCCTTCGACGCGGTGGTAGCGCGATTCGGCCGTGCGACGGCACTGGACCTGCTTTCGGTGTGCGGATATTACTCGCTACTAGCCTTTGTTCTGAACGCGGCCAAGCTGCCCTTGCCGCCGGGCTCTACAGCACTGGCGTCCATTTCCTGA
- a CDS encoding MmgE/PrpD family protein codes for MAEPSNAQGATEVLAHFIQELHFAALPESTRHAARRALVNIIGCCLSGARHEIVDITARSLLPFGGKETSSLVGRGERTDALTAALLNCLSSAAYSFDDTHAETILHPSGAVTAALLSLAEQQPMSGPEFMVSFVVGVDIASRLSKAVSTPPATADIGWSQTGIAAGIGAAAAASRALRLGPEATVAALGIAALQASGLRVAHGTMAATLIFGHAAQCGLRAALLARDGITAPSSPLEGKHGFASLFANRAHLPYLTDSLGEQFEVEALTFKPYPSGIVIHPAVDAALEWYRTAREESTAIDEIRLHAHPSALALGSRRHPANPLEAKVSLCHWIAAALRYGRASLAEVGESVIAEPEVGRLRDIIELVDDPTQTAESALLTVTERDVPPRTISIEHCKGSIANPMTDEDLTEKFRGQAHLSLSAQRTAELLENCWRVDQLADVASLLPLTLPA; via the coding sequence ATGGCTGAACCAAGTAATGCGCAGGGCGCAACGGAAGTACTTGCGCACTTTATCCAAGAATTGCATTTCGCCGCCCTCCCCGAATCGACGCGTCATGCCGCGCGTCGGGCATTGGTCAATATTATTGGCTGCTGCCTGAGCGGCGCACGGCACGAAATCGTCGACATTACGGCGCGCTCGCTCTTGCCTTTTGGCGGTAAGGAAACTTCCAGCCTGGTTGGCCGGGGCGAGCGAACGGACGCGCTTACTGCAGCACTGCTAAACTGCCTGAGTTCCGCCGCGTACTCGTTTGACGACACGCACGCCGAAACGATTCTCCATCCAAGCGGCGCCGTCACGGCTGCGCTATTAAGCCTCGCGGAGCAGCAACCGATGAGCGGGCCGGAGTTCATGGTTTCCTTCGTCGTAGGCGTGGACATCGCATCCAGACTGAGCAAAGCCGTTTCTACGCCGCCGGCAACGGCAGACATCGGTTGGTCCCAGACCGGGATTGCCGCAGGGATCGGTGCTGCGGCGGCAGCGTCCCGGGCACTGCGATTGGGACCTGAAGCGACAGTCGCAGCGCTCGGTATTGCCGCGCTCCAGGCATCGGGCCTACGAGTAGCGCATGGGACCATGGCCGCCACCCTGATCTTCGGGCATGCCGCTCAGTGCGGGCTGCGCGCTGCGTTGCTCGCACGAGATGGTATTACGGCCCCCTCCTCACCGCTTGAAGGCAAACACGGTTTCGCCAGTCTCTTCGCCAATCGCGCACACCTGCCGTACCTCACCGACTCCCTCGGTGAGCAATTCGAAGTCGAAGCTCTTACCTTCAAGCCCTACCCATCCGGGATTGTGATTCACCCGGCAGTGGATGCGGCACTGGAATGGTATCGGACTGCGCGTGAGGAAAGCACTGCCATCGACGAGATCCGCTTGCACGCGCACCCCAGCGCCCTCGCGCTGGGGTCGCGACGACATCCGGCTAATCCTCTTGAAGCCAAGGTCAGCTTGTGCCATTGGATCGCCGCCGCGCTCCGGTATGGTCGCGCAAGCCTTGCCGAGGTGGGAGAATCGGTGATCGCGGAACCTGAAGTCGGCCGACTTCGCGACATCATCGAACTCGTCGACGACCCAACCCAGACAGCAGAGAGCGCGTTGCTGACAGTCACCGAACGGGATGTCCCGCCGAGGACGATTTCGATCGAACATTGCAAAGGCAGCATCGCCAACCCGATGACCGACGAAGACCTTACCGAGAAATTCCGCGGCCAGGCTCACTTGAGCTTGTCAGCGCAACGTACGGCGGAATTGCTCGAAAACTGCTGGCGAGTCGACCAACTTGCCGATGTGGCTTCTCTGCTGCCCTTGACACTGCCGGCGTGA
- a CDS encoding IclR family transcriptional regulator has protein sequence MVKRATPRASTDGAEAKAPKATKKEADSQSSFERMLGLLDLFTHSAPVRPVTDLVSYLGTSRSTSYRYIKALHAAGLIEAVANGKYVLGPRIVEFDRQIRMSDPLYKGGGHVLHSLMKLTGHSALLCGLYSDSVMCIREELAENSPPNLFSRGQRRPLFSGAASKVILPYLPPHRLRSIFQQHQRAIALAGLGTDWQSFRDNMTAIRRDGYLMSHGEFNPGVFGISAPVFNADGLVVGSIGIAGAEERLDRKKVSAYAEAVVEAGKKLNDILTDSDAALVNPPRAYGSVSARGGR, from the coding sequence ATGGTGAAACGCGCTACGCCGCGAGCATCGACCGACGGCGCCGAAGCCAAGGCACCCAAAGCGACCAAAAAGGAAGCGGATTCGCAGAGCAGTTTCGAGCGGATGCTCGGCCTGCTTGACCTTTTCACGCATTCAGCGCCGGTTCGTCCGGTAACCGACCTGGTCAGCTACCTGGGCACATCCCGGTCCACATCCTATCGGTACATTAAGGCGCTGCATGCCGCCGGCCTGATCGAAGCCGTTGCAAACGGCAAGTATGTCCTGGGTCCCCGCATCGTTGAATTCGATCGTCAGATCCGGATGAGCGATCCGCTGTATAAGGGTGGCGGGCATGTACTCCATTCCCTGATGAAACTCACCGGTCACTCGGCCTTGCTGTGCGGCCTCTACAGCGACTCAGTGATGTGCATTCGGGAAGAGCTGGCCGAAAACAGCCCGCCGAACCTGTTTTCACGCGGGCAACGCAGGCCATTGTTCTCCGGGGCGGCCTCCAAGGTCATTCTGCCGTATCTCCCGCCACACCGCCTGCGCAGCATCTTTCAGCAGCATCAGCGCGCGATCGCCCTGGCGGGGCTTGGCACCGATTGGCAGAGCTTCCGTGACAACATGACTGCGATCCGGCGCGATGGTTATCTGATGAGCCACGGCGAGTTCAATCCCGGCGTATTCGGCATATCCGCACCGGTATTCAATGCCGATGGCCTGGTTGTGGGCAGCATCGGGATAGCAGGTGCTGAAGAGAGGCTCGACCGCAAGAAGGTCTCGGCTTACGCTGAAGCGGTGGTCGAAGCGGGCAAGAAGCTTAACGACATTCTCACCGATTCGGATGCGGCCCTGGTGAATCCGCCTCGGGCGTACGGTTCAGTCTCGGCCCGAGGTGGGCGCTAG
- a CDS encoding SDR family NAD(P)-dependent oxidoreductase — translation MTQDVFIHAPDDSGVPASARDFSVENRVVIITGAGQGIGREFARQFAAAGAVAVVADLNIANAERVQAEIQAAGGKAMALKVDVGDRASVDAMVAAVLANYGRIDSLINNAAIFATLQKRPFDQIPLQEWEQVMRINITGVFNCASAVAPVMREAGWGRIVNISSDSVRLGVANYLHYVTSKSALIGMTASLARELGPHGITVNCIRPGGVATEVERTVNPTQERRQQMLAQQCVPKGQVPTDLVGIVMFLTTPASAFISGQTIACDGGLTHSS, via the coding sequence ATGACCCAAGATGTATTCATCCACGCACCCGACGATTCCGGCGTGCCCGCTTCGGCGCGAGATTTCAGTGTTGAGAATCGCGTGGTCATCATTACCGGCGCGGGGCAAGGCATTGGGCGCGAGTTCGCAAGGCAGTTCGCGGCGGCCGGTGCCGTAGCGGTGGTTGCTGATCTGAACATTGCCAATGCCGAACGCGTGCAGGCCGAGATTCAGGCCGCCGGCGGCAAGGCGATGGCGTTGAAAGTTGATGTGGGCGACCGGGCATCCGTGGACGCAATGGTCGCTGCAGTCCTGGCCAACTATGGTCGCATTGACAGCCTCATCAACAATGCGGCAATCTTCGCGACGCTGCAAAAGCGCCCGTTTGATCAGATTCCGCTGCAGGAGTGGGAGCAAGTCATGCGGATCAACATCACCGGCGTGTTCAACTGTGCAAGTGCAGTCGCACCGGTAATGCGGGAAGCCGGTTGGGGTCGCATCGTCAACATCTCGTCGGATTCCGTTCGACTTGGCGTGGCCAACTATCTGCACTACGTCACCTCGAAGTCTGCGCTGATCGGCATGACCGCTTCCCTGGCGCGCGAGCTCGGTCCGCATGGTATTACGGTCAACTGCATCCGTCCTGGTGGCGTGGCCACCGAGGTCGAGCGCACGGTGAATCCCACGCAAGAGCGCCGCCAGCAGATGTTGGCACAGCAGTGTGTGCCCAAGGGCCAGGTGCCGACCGACCTGGTCGGCATCGTCATGTTCCTGACGACTCCGGCGTCGGCCTTCATTAGCGGCCAAACCATTGCCTGCGACGGCGGCCTGACGCACAGCAGTTAA